In one Carassius carassius chromosome 12, fCarCar2.1, whole genome shotgun sequence genomic region, the following are encoded:
- the LOC132154933 gene encoding phospholipid phosphatase-related protein type 3-like — MNFQHHRERDFTRPNTKMMSPKDKPKKKPPKDSMTLLPCFYFVELPIVASSMISLYFLELTDVLQPAKVGFRCHDRTLSMPYVETGDELIPLLMLLSLAFAGPAASIMLGEALMYCMQSKLKIRPGSEGSINAGGCSFNSFLRRTVRFVGVHVFGLCATALVTDVIQLATGYHAPFFLTVCKPNYTMLGVACDKNPYITQDICSGRDQYAILSARKTFPSQHATLSGFAAVYISMYFNATISDSTKLLKPVLVFAFAIAAALASLTQITQYRSHPIDVYVGLVIGAGIAIYLALYAVGNFKSNEESTPRPLKQPPPPQKDPLRELTQRGHDSVYQKAHASESNDELSAPPHVAGLNRKVHREKASMGSLKRASADVELLAPRSPMGKETMVTFSNTLPRANTSAMEEPAQRHMTFHVPMDSQRSKQLVSEWKQKSIEMHSLTLRDEEEEEGATTEGVDGVEGEASEDLGMPISLYLTVQAGGARAMIPQRPGALQLVHIPEEATRPPPVSPKSATTRAKWLSMTEKGGPVPAATPEPPRLPNQPRVMQVIAMSKHGPGSISTPKSSETASSCATSSTGSESPYYRIPSEQDRSSIVMVDTRAPHHPVVRLSSGNSNTWDWRSTSNGSTEVHETSRTFPRQECIRDYRPMKTDSFCSSTSDPDPGILPPPPHPDLLLDSSLSQVSSLYRKSSITAKDWEPGQPHPEPDHFFKNLQTNR; from the exons ATGAATTTCCAACATCACCGAGAAAGAG ATTTTACACGACCAAACACCAAAATGATGTCTCCAAAAGACAAGCCCAAGAAGAAGCCTCCCAAAGACAGCATGACACTGCTGCCATGTTTCTACTTTGTGGAG CTGCCAATAGTGGCATCCTCCATGATCTCGCTTTACTTCTTGGAGTTGACAGATGTATTACAGCCAGCCAAAGTTGGGTTCCGTTGCCATGACCGCACACTGAGCATGCCCTATGTAGAAACGGGAGACGAGCTCATCCCTCTGCTCATGCTGCTCAGCCTGGCCTTTGCTGGCCCTGCAGCGTCT ATCATGCTGGGTGAGGCCTTGATGTACTGCATGCAGTCCAAACTGAAGATTCGCCCTGGTTCAGAAGGGAGTATAAATGCAGGAGGCTGTAGCTTTAACTCCTTTTTACGCCGAACAGTGCGCTTTGTGG GTGTTCATGTGTTTGGGCTGTGCGCCACTGCATTGGTGACTGACGTTATCCAGCTGGCCACTGGTTATCATGCTCCCTTCTTCCTAACAGTGTGCAAACCCAACTACACAATGCTGGGTGTGGCCTGCGATAAAAACCCCTACATAACCCAGGACATCTGCTCCGGCCGGGACCAGTATGCCATCCTGTCAGCAAG GAAAACTTTCCCCTCCCAGCACGCCACACTGTCTGGCTTCGCAGCCGTCTACATCTCT ATGTACTTCAATGCCACCATATCGGACAGTACCAAGCTGCTGAAGCCTGTGCTGGTGTTTGCGTTTGCTATAGCAGCAGCCCTGGCAAGCTTGACCCAGATCACCCAGTATCGAAGCCACCCGATTGACGTCTATGTGGGCTTAGTGATTGGGGCTGGCATCGCTATTTATCTA GCACTATATGCAGTGGGGAACTTTAAGTCCAATGAAGAATCCACCCCCAGGCCACTGAAGCAGCCCCCTCCTCCACAAAAAGATCCTCTAAGAGAACTGACACAGCGTGGACATGACTCTGTGTATCAAAAGGCTCATGCTTCTGAAAGCAATGATGAGCTATCAGCCCCACCACATGTTGCTGGCCTGAACCGTAAGGTTCATAGAGAGAAGGCATCAATGGGCAGCCTAAAGAGAGCTAGTGCAGATGTTGAACTCTTGGCTCCTCGCAGCCCAATGGGAAAGGAGACCATGGTGACCTTCAGTAACACACTGCCCCGTGCTAACACCAGTGCTATGGAAGAGCCTGCTCAGCGTCACATGACCTTCCACGTGCCAATGGACTCTCAGCGCTCTAAACAGCTGGTGTCCGAATGGAAGCAGAAATCAATAGAGATGCATAGTCTCACCTtgagggatgaggaagaggaagaaggagCAACTACAGAGGGAGTTGACGGAGTTGAGGGAGAAGCTTCAGAGGATCTGGGCATGCCGATCTCCCTTTATCTTACCGTGCAAGCAGGAGGTGCCAGGGCAATGATACCTCAGAGGCCCGGTGCCCTGCAGTTGGTTCATATCCCAGAGGAAGCTACCAGACCACCACCAGTGTCACCTAAAAGCGCCACCACACGGGCTAAATGGCTGTCCATGACGGAGAAAGGAGGTCCAGTACCAGCTGCCACACCAGAACCTCCACGGCTGCCCAACCAGCCACGGGTTATGCAGGTCATTGCCATGTCTAAACACGGTCCGGGTAGCATCTCTACACCAAAGTCCTCCGAGACCGCCTCGTCCTGTGCCACCTCCAGCACCGGCTCAGAGTCTCCGTACTACCGCATCCCTTCGGAGCAAGACAGAAGCAGCATTGTCATGGTAGACACTCGTGCTCCACATCACCCAGTAGTCCGTCTTTCTTCAGGCAACAGTAACACATGGGATTGGAGGAGCACCTCCAATGGCAGCACTGAGGTTCACGAGACCAGTCGGACTTTCCCCAGGCAGGAATGCATCCGTGATTATCGTCCCATGAAAACGGACTCATTCTGCTCCTCTACCAGTGATCCTGACCCAGGGATCCTGCCTCCACCACCTCATCCTGACCTGCTTCTCGACAGCAGTCTCAGTCAAGTTTCCTCGCTTTACCGTAAGTCCTCAATTACAGCTAAAGACTGGGAGCCTGGGCAGCCTCACCCAGAGCCGGACCACTTCTTTAAGAACTTGCAAACAAACAGATAA